DNA from Eucalyptus grandis isolate ANBG69807.140 chromosome 5, ASM1654582v1, whole genome shotgun sequence:
attgatgaaatttaataaaattacaagttttattttgagagcatgatgAGGCACACCAAACCAACCACGTAATGATATTCaacgataaaagaaaagaaaaatccaaagaGAAATTTAAGGcttgggcttcatcatgctttctcgtgtcaaaatgtttcaaaaacaatatttttgcaaaagaattaaaaaaaccaaaacaaaaaaaatttaccctgtttgtctttttgattCATCTACTTCCTATTTTAGGGACGGTCATATAACATGCAAAGGTGTGAAAATAGTCCAATCCAATGTAACAAGTTCTGGTAATGATGATCCTGAAGACTCGATCGAAGATTCTATTGAGATGCAACATCGATAGGAACAATATGAAAAAGCCAAGACTCTTACATCCAAACAAgccgtcactattaatttaagtaaCACAGAAAAAGCCAAGGAAGTgaaaattggggcaaatctcCCCATAGACGAGGTCGAACGCCTAATTTAGTTActgaaaaaatatcaagatgTCTTTGCATTGGCCTACACTGACATGCCTAGTTTAGACCCATCAATCATGGAGCATTGTTTGCCTACTAATCTAGACATGCCACCTAAGAAATAGAGGCTATGAAGAACTAAACCCGAGCTCTCGAGAAGATAGAGGAGAAAGTAATGAAGCTTTTGAAGGtgggattcattgaagtctcacaatacCCAAAATGGGGTGGCTAACATCGTATTGGTGATGAAGAAAGTTCATCAAGTCCGGGTTCGTGTTGATTATCGGGATTTGAACAAAGCCAACCCGAAGGATGATTTCCCATTACCACACATAGATGTCCTTGTGGATAGTACTGCTGGATTTGAACTGTTCTCattatggatggtttttctaGGTACAATCAGATAAAGAttaaggaggaagacaaggagaaaactACATTTATTATCCTTtggggaacctttcattataaggtcatgcccttCGGACTCAAGAAcgcaggggcaacttaccagTGAGACATAGTGGCATTATTTCATGATATGATGCATCAAGAGATTgaggtctatgttgatgatatgattgcaaagatTCGACCTAGAAAAAGCCACGTCgaaaccttgaagaagttgttcGATCGACTCCGTGAGTTCAAGCTTCGACTAAATCCTGCTAAATGCGTATTCGAAGCAACATATGGAAATTACTCGAATTTATTGTGAGCAATAAAGGGATTGAGATCAACCTATCTAAAGCTAAGGTCATATGCGACTTGCAACCTCCATCAACGGTGAAAGAAGTTCGGACCCTTTTGGGAAGATTGAATCACACTACTTGATTCATTTTTGAACTTTCTAAAACTGCCAAgtcattcttcaagctcttaaagaagaatgcacaAGTCAACTGGAATGATGAGTGTCGAGAAGCATTCGACAAGCTGAAGCAATACTTAATGAATCCACCAATTCTTGTCCCGTCATTGCCGAGGCATCCTTTGATTCTCTACCTTACCATTCATAGTGAATCAGTGGACGCAATGTTGGCTCAGGAAAGTTCTGttgataaaaaagaacaagTCATTTATTATTTGAGTAAAAAGTTCACTATATTAGAACAGAAATATTCTGATGCTGAAAAGACTTATGCTGCATTAGTGTGGGTATTGTATAGATTGCGATAGTACACACTACATTACCAAACGTTTCTCGTGACTGAGAACAATCATATCAAGTAATTACTTAATCagccagctttggtgggtaagttggTTAAATGGCAAATTTTAATCTCAAAATTTGATGTACAATTCATACCACAAAAGTCAGTTAAGTGTCGAGTGATAACTGATATATTGGTGAGAATCTAGGAGTCTCAAATAATGATGACTGCTTCCTAGATGATCGTGTCTTGCATGTAAGTGAAGATTCATGGATAATGTTCTTTAATGGAGCTGTAAACTTGTCTGGTTCTAGTACTAAGGCAGTTTTGATATCCCTAGATGGACAACACCATCCAATAGCTACAAAATTGATATTCTCATGCACTAACAATGTAGCcgagtatgaagcttgcatcctcggGCTTCAAGTTGCAATCAAGATGGGTGTGGCTAAGTTAAAAGTGTTCGGAGATTCCGCGTAAATCATTATGTAGACCATAGGTGAATGAAAGACTAAGGATGCCAAATTGCTCCCGTATCACAAGTATTTAGAAGATCTAGGAAAGGAGTTCAAGGAAGTTTCATTTGAATACTTGCTAGGGTCTCAGAATCAATTTGCTGATGCACTTGCAACTTTGgcatctatgttgcaagtcacCGATAGGTTAGAAGTCGAGCTACTGAAAATAGAGGTTTTACCGAAGTCGGCTTATTGTATGATCGTGATTGAAAAACCCGATggaaaaccatggtattacgatatcatgaattACATTCAAAAACAAGATTTTCTCAAAGGAAGTACTTCAACTAATAGGAAATACATCATGAAGATGGCCTTAAAATTCTTCATCAATGGTGAGAATTTTGTACAAGAGATCTTATAATTCAGTTTTATTGTGGTGTGTAAATGCAGCCgaagccactcaaatcatgcaagaagtgcaAGAAGGAGTGTGTGGCCCTCATATGATTGGGCACATGTTAGctaagaagattatgagattaggTTACTACTAGCTCGCACTAGAAAGTGATTATATCCAACACGTCTGAAGTTGTCACTATTACCAAATTCATGGAGATAAGATAAATGTTCTTCCAACTGAGCTACACCAGTTTTCCGAGCCATGCCCAttctcaatgtggggcattgatgtgattaGCTTAATAAATCCTAAGGCTTCAAATGGACATCGGTTCATCTTAATGGCGATAGATTATTTCttcaaatggattgaagctacATCCTTTGCAAATGTCACCGCTCACAATGTTGCGAAAGTCCATCAAGCGAgacataattgctcgctatggtgTCCCTAAAGCAATCGTCACTGACAACGAAACAAATTTGAATAACAAACTCATCGGTGGCGAAGCAGCGGTGGCATCAGGCCAATCAACCAGTGCTGCACGCGACGAGGGGGCTCACACtcgtgactctctctctctctctctctctctctctctctctctctctctctctctctgtctctctctctctcgcagatCTAGCCTTCCTCGGATCTCCCTCTTTCTCCGACCCTCTCGAATTTGCTCTCTCTTAGGTCTCCCCATATGTCTCTCAGGGGAAGTCCTTTGAGGCCGTTTCTCTgatctctctcttcttgtgTGTTCTTTGGCCTCCGCCCAGAGCTCTATTTATAGGTCGAGGAGGGCCAGTAGACAGAGGCTTCAGTCGCCAATCTTTGGTGTGCCAACCGGCCTTGGTGTAGCCAAATCGACCGTCTTCTCAACTACCCACTTGCTTCGCTTAGAATGTGAGTCCCATCCGTTGCCGGCTTACTTTCTTCTCTCTGCCGTAGATTGTCCTCCGTGCGTCGTCAGTCTCTACGTGTGAGGCACAAGGGTGGcaggggaagaaggaaggaagaagaagaaagaagaagggggCTGGGTTGGGTCATAAAGGTGAGGGGGCAAATGGGTCTCGACCTACATGGAATACAAAAAAGAAGGAGGGCTAGGGCGTGGGCCttgccctctctctccctctctctctaattaTCCATAAAATAAGgggaataaaattaacaaaaaaaaaacttagtaaAAGCAGATGATACTAATACCTAGGTGatgtgaaaaacatttttgttaaggccaaattgatccttggttttcttttatgatattttatattaaaatatttaaccaatatttaggtgtcaacaatatccAAAAGTAAGATTGAGGTATATATCTCATACTTTAAATATAGATATGtgagtggttattgaataaagAATAAGGTATGTTTTTTGTTCTCTTatgaattcaattaattattaaacaaaaaaggaCAGTTTTTTGGTACCATTACAGTGTTGTGAGGTTTACAGCAAGTGTAAAAGACTAACTAGGATTCATTGGATATAATTTGAaccgaaaaaaaattgattaaaaagtattttcaagtCTAAAATCAATCTTCTTCAAATTAAGATTTTATGATAACTGGATTTAACTAGGAGATTTTTCCTTCTTGGGACCTAATccaaatttgtttttcctttcttataaATTGACACCATATAAAAGTCCTTGTTATAAACTATTTcaattgaaagaatttttgcttttctttttggagcatATATATGTTTGATCACTTTATTTAACCATGTTTTTACTACCATCCTCCAACGGAAAAAAGACTTGACCTTTCTAAAATGAGAAGTTTTTTGAGTTCTAGGAAAAACATAGGCTCTATCCTCTGGTCTACTTATGCATACACAGGTTCATGTACATTATAGATCCAATATGTTTCTTTGTTAACATAATTACACCTTTTTATAATGGTTAGACTGGAATTAGACCATGGTTAATTGAAAGGCAAATAAAAGATCTGCCCCTATTTCGATATCCTCCTAAATTATGCAACAAAATCAAAGTTTCAATGTGAGAGCTTTATCCTCCATCTCGACTTGATCCAAGCAAAGCTAGTTTAGTAAAAACTTTTCTTTACAAAAATGATAGCACAAAAGACAGAGGAAAGAAGGCCTAACCATGTAATCAGTTACATCTGAATTTATCGTTGATAAGAACATGTGGTATGGTGTAGAAGCGATGTGATCAATGTTTTGGGTGAAGCAACATATAGTGTATGGATTAAACCTGCTCTATGATTTTTTCCAGGGTGTGTTGTTCTTGTTTGAGCTTCCGGTTGCCTATCGATCTTTTTTTCAAGAATATCACTGAAAGATCATTCAATACAAGTCATAGTGACAAATATAGATTCATTTTATCAACGGGTGTCAATTCCATACGATTCCAGAATACTTTCCCATTTCAATCATGTGGCTTGTTTGAACTTGTCCTTATTACCATAGAGTAGACTCTGCATTTTGCTTCTAAGAGTTTATTTTGTTGCTTAAAATGTTTCTATACACACAAAGTAGAATCATTTGCTTTTCCGTGAAGCAATGGAAGTAACTGAGAGCATGAGCACTTTGCTGATGTTCCTAAGATCTGCCATTACATCGAAGTATTGACTAGAATTTTGCTCTCTTTAAAACatttggatttctttctttctttctttctttccttttgtcgGGGTTGGAACAATGGTCTTTCCTTGCCCGTCTCAATATCTCATCTCCAATTTACATTGTTCGTACTGGTTTTTAGTCATTTACTCATTGATCAAATATACTCTTTTGCATTCACTAAAATGGACCCAAGAATGTAGATTACAAAATAGCTACTTCTTTCAGCAGAAGTTGCTGAGATAATACCTTTTGTTGATTAcctggccaaaaaaaaaaaaactttcttgacTACAATATACCATTTCGCACTGGTAATTGCTTATGCCTCCTCTTTTCACCAAGTCAAATTGCATCGTATTGCAATATCTGAAGACCATTGTAGACCAGGAAGAGCATCAGTTAGATAGGTTTGCAGTCTACCCCAATCTTAGAACTTTACTGATATTGTGTTAGAGGCTTTCACACAAAATCACTTTAATCTAAGATCTATGTATATAATCAGTCGGGCATCAAGAATCCAAAgtaaatatatttcaattcttGAAGGCAGTACGAAAGAAGAAGTAATTTGGCTCTAGTGTGGCAGGTTCCAGGCTGAACACTTTCGATATTCGATAGATGAAGGTACAAATATGTAGAAACAGGGGATAGGCTGGCCTTTAAGAAAGAAATCCTTTCTATGTCCGATACTACAAATAATTATGTCTTTAATATCgctttctcatttttcaatacTAGAACGCTTCTGGGTGAAGctaagacttttctttttctccttataGCTTCAATCCGTTTCATTTAGCCTACTTATGACGTGTACGAATTAAAAATAACAGTGCTCGACTGAAGATGtacttatatatatttgtgattGAATAATTGTTTTTCATTACGTTTccgtttaatatatatatattggttcTATGTTTACGACCACCCATATTATGATTGCGAGGATTAactgtgtaattttttttttttaccttagCAAAGTGAAGGTATAAAGTGTGTTGAGAAGTGGCAGCACCTGTGTAAGAAATGGGTTTGGTCAAATAGACAAAGTCTTGTCTCGCAATGAAAATGCATGGTAAAGGACATATAGCTCATTTGCATGCTAAAATATACGCTAATGGACGTGTGggaaaaattacttaattagttccaaatttattgtagtaatattaatttagtcattaactttttaattttttaatttaattctaattttttttatgaaattctgATGTAGTCTGTCTGACCAATTTTCATCTTAAATTACTTATGTAGTGATTTAGTCATCACTACCCGTTCTACGTggcttgacaaaaaaaatttactcaaaacaacatcatttcgagtaattttttgaatttttgagatattttttacttttcctttcatcttctttttcttttactatccatcttttttgtttctttcttttgactaAACTTTGCATATCAAATCCAGACAATGCGTAACTTAAAAAAAGAACCTCTTAGCTGTCTTTGGATCAATCATCCACAGCCCCACCAGCTTATCGAGAGCCATGGTGTTCTTCGCCTCTACACTCTCCAAAATGAACAGTAAatgttttttaaaagaaaaaaagataaacgGTAAAGGGATGATTGTTCAAAAAAGTCGTAAACTTATAGTACATCAACAATTCactcataaacttttcaattatgtcaattttatttcaaaacttttaacaACTTACCAATTTTGTCATAAACTTTtctttgtatcaatttaatcctaaatcttttaaagaaTTGCCAACATAATCCTCAACttattatttggatattttccCATAAGGACTACATTGGCtaatgtcaaaatgtttcaaattaaattaaaaaatcatcaaaatatttaggactaaattagcatagttgaaagatttaggactaaattgacaaatcgtcaaaagatttaggattaaattaacacaaattgaatgtttatgattaaattgtcATAAGTACGATAGGTTTGAGACTTTTTTAACAAATTGCCcaacatcaaaaggaaaaaaaaatctggaaattcaaaatattatttttgcgCATGTTTTGAGTTGCCTCTTGATGGTGTTCGAGCTGCATTTAGAATCACACTTCGCAACCATGAATGTATATCGAAGAGATTACCTTTATGgaaatttgataattttgtcTAATCTATTATGATTATTAGCATTTCTTAAGAAgtagtagatttttttttttttttgtcaatcctactctatttctattttacactcactctcagacttttgtcttgcctcttgcagggcgtgggagtcgaagaCCACTCCTAAAACTTATGTGTCCCCATTCCCATCCCCCGGAGAATGTGGAGTTTGAACTCCTCACCTGcccctttcatgttggaatggTAGTCACTAGGGCGAATCTCAATGATTAACTAGTGGTAGATTATATACGCAATCGGTGATGTGTTCGAAATCTCTAGTGATGTGTGCAGATTCATCTAGATTGGGGAGAATAGCAGATCAGAGTCCCGTGACAAAAGGGTGCATCGAAAAGTTAAGTGCATTTATGTCACACCAGAACTCTTGTTGCACTCAATCCCCGGTTGTCCTTGCTTTTCTGTTGTACTTGCAAGAGACAGAGAGTCGATAGGAGGCGTCAATGCTTTTCTATCTACCCCCAGAAGACAAAGAGACTCCTATTATAATTGCAGAAGACAGACTCCGAGAAAGAAGCCTTGGCTTTTCCATCAGAGAGTCAATGCTCCTTCATTGCTTGGAAACCGCCGGTTGTCTTGTCATACTTTCTCGAGACTCGAAGGTTGCCCCTTGAAAAACACGACGACTCTGCAACAACCCTGCTAGAGTTTGGCAATCGGGGTTAATGTGGTTGGGcgataaattatttattttaacgatgaaaaataagttaaattttCATAAGACATTTCACCAatataatttcttcatattagaacCTTGGTTTATGTCTTGCGTTCTTCATATTTACTAAACTCAAATTCTTTAAGTCGTTCAGTATGATAATGCTCTTTAAGAATGATATATTAGCCACCCATTCCGAATCCACCCAAACTAATAATGGATCTTTTAGGCCAAAATTAGTGAGGTATATGATGGCTCTAGCTTTCCATTCTTTAAAAGGTTTTACTAAATGTAACTTTCTGTGATCTTGAACGTATTCTTATAACAGTGTAAGTTTAAAACTCAACTTAAAGTCTCAACATATTTTAAACATTGAAATAAGACAGATCCAAATGGAAAAGTAcaaaggatttttttataaaatgtctTAAAAGATAATGTCATATACGCTCAAACTAATAATTTGTCAAGCTTGACGTGTCGAATACTGCAATTGCCTCTATATAATATGATTCAATGCATTCTGTATCGCACCCAGTTGATCACGCTGGTCATATTGTCTAGGGAAGGAGTCTCTTGGGTAATACTTCTATCAAAGAGAAACCCAAGACACCCAcacacccaaaaaaagaaaaagaaaagatggatCCTTCAGATCtccttctcttgcttcttctaATGTTTGCTTCCACCATAAACGCCCAATTCCCAGCGACCTACTGTGGTTCGACTGGCAACTTCACCGTCAACAGCACCTACCAAACCACCCTCACCACTCTCCTCTcatccatctccaccaccaactCCTTGTCCCTCTCCTATGGTTTCTTCAATGCCTCCGCCACCATCTCTGGCACCTCCCAAACCCTCTACGTCTTTGGCCTCTGCCGCGGTGACTTAACCGCCATGAGCTGCCGCGGCTGCCTTGATGCCTTGGCCTCCGACATGCGCCGCCTCTGCCCCCTCCAGAAAGAAGCACTCCTCTACACCGGGAACTGCATAATCCGGTACTCAAACGCCTCGTTCTTCGGCACAGTTGCCACAGAACCCACTTACGTGGCAAGAACCTCTGACGGTGTCTCGAGCCCGGAGACGTACAATGGCGCGATGAGGAAGCTCCTGAATGGTCTGTTGGCCGAGGCAGCGGGTGGCGGCTCGCTGAGAAAGTACGCGTCGGGGAACGAATCAGCGGGGCCTGACATGATCTACGCGTTGGTGCAGTGCACGCCTGACTTAACGGAGCAGCGATGCGGCGACTGCCTGGTGTTAGGCGTCCAGACGATCAGGGATTGCTGCGACAGGTATACAGGAGGACGGTTCATGGTGCCAAGTTGCCTGATCCTGTACGAGACCAATCATCAGTTCTTCGACCCAGTCAGTCAGCCacttccgccgccgccaccatctCCATCGCCATCACAGGAGGCAGATGTGCTGCCTCCAACTCTAGGTATTTTGTCTCTCGTTCAGGAGTTTCGTACAAGGcgtttgtctttcttttctataAAATTATACGGGCTTCGTGCGAGATAAACACAATCAATTCTTCATATGAGCATAATCTACATGCTTTACAAACCataaggttttttcttttttcttttttttgttgatttatgcTCAATAGATTATGTAATTTTTCTgctttttgataaaaaaaaaagaaggcatcGGTTGGTCCATATTTTTTCGGGAAAGGAAGATATGTTTAATCATTAATGCATCACATAGATACTAGTCACTATCACAGTCAGTTCATTGAGTTACATTCATTGCTCGCAAGCTGTCATATGAGATTGTGAGTCTTGGTCAAGATATGAGTGCAGATGTTCGTTACGTCTCATCATtcagtcaaaaagaaaagggaaagaaaattgcGAAGCCATAATTGAAACATTGGTTACACGAAACAGCATGAGATCTTTGATTATAACTAGAACTATACCATCCGTCGTCAAAGTAAAAGAGATGCTAAAACTTGCCTTAATTGTATTTTATCGTCCAAAAATGAAGCTAATCAGAATGAGATTGATTAGCAATTTTAGATATACTAAGAAATTTTATCGAGACTCTCTTATTAGGTGTTGAAAAAAATGGGAcccgtgagagagagagagagatctaaatCCATCAAAACCACAATGGCGGTCACCATGTATATATCGGTCCTATATGTGCACATGGAAACGTCTAATAACCCtgcaaaaaaattgtaaacttgCTTCCTTGCCCCACTCTGTTTTTGAAACCGTTTCACTGTTTTTACTCTGATTGCATGAAAGTAATGATATTGAAGTCGAAAAGGCAATCGATTATccctaaaaacttaaaaatttagagaataaTGTGATATTTTCCAAATCTTATTAGATGAAAATTGGTAGGATGACAAAATCCAGAAATTCAAAGAACTTCCCTTGAATTATCAAAGAATGGCGTGATGTATTTTTCACATCGTAACTCTCGTAATTGGTGCTTTAGTCATTTCCACAGTCGTAATGGCGCTAGTCATTTCTCCAGCGCATTACTTAGTAATCAGTGTGCCTTTGCTCTTGCAGTTGGAAAGAGCGATTCGACGAGGACTGTGATGATTGTGGTCTTCACAAGTGTTTCTGCACTACTTGTCATCAGCATTGTCGTCGTGCTCCTGAAAgtgagaaggaagaagaagcagcccaGACAAAGTGTTGAAGGCGAGTCTTTATCCTTTCGCATTGGAACAGAAACTGTTCATGAGGTTAAAAAAGATCAGAAAATAATTAAGTTGACTAAAGACTATGCTTTTACACGAGCGAAGTGGTAAGAGCTGCATCGCTTTCGACAATTAGGCCAACAACTTTATAAGGGTCAAAAGGTTAagggtttagatttaataaaagtttgtgaaactttcattatgaaaattatgaaaagataaTAATGCTCGCTCTGAATGACCGCATTTTTGTCTTTCTAGTTGAAGGTGTGCATGAAATTAGCACAGCTGAGTCACTGCAATTTGATTTCAACACTATCAGAGCGGCAACGGATAACTTCTCTGATTCCAAGAAGCTTGGACAAGGCGGTTTTGGAGCAGTCTACATGGTAATAATAAATAGAGCATATCCTCTACTCTTTTGTATTCAAAATTTAAGCAACCAAATAGTAAAAGATGACATCAATCCAATACTTGTCGAAATGCTTCAATGTACCAATTGATAGTCACAAGGACCTAATTTGGTGAAATTATAGGGTCAGCTCTCCAATGGACAGGAAATTGCGGTGAAACGGCTATCGCAAAATTCCAGCCAAGGGGAAGTAGAGTTCAAGAATGAGGTCATGTTACTAGCCAGGCTACAACATAGGAACTTAGTTAGGCTCCTAGGTTTCTGTCTGGAAGGAGTCGAACAACTTCTCATTTATGAGTTTGTGCCCAATGCGAGCCTTGATCAGTTCATATTCGGTATGTTTCTTGAGTTGTCATTCATGAAATCAGATCCTTGCATAATGATTAATAGAGGTCTTATAGAATGTGATTCCACCAAAATGCGTAGATCCCCTGAAGCGTGCGAATCTCAATTGGGATAGGCGCCACAATATAATAATGGGTGTTGCTAGAGGGATGCTTTACCTACACGAAGAGTCTCGGCTTCGTATTATCCATCGAGACCTCAAAGCTAGCAACATTTTGTTGGACTCAAACATGAATCCTAAGATATCGGATTTTGGTATGGCAAGGCTGTTCGAGTTGGACCAAACTCGGGCCGAGACTAACCGAATCGTGGGGACCTAGTAAGTGCCACAACCTCCCAAAACTAATGCTTACCAAAAGAACAAACCAAACTGTAGAGCTAACATGGTGGACTTGTTGTGATGCATAGTGGATATATGGCGCCAGAATATGCAATGCGTGGAACTTTCTCGATCAAGTCAGATGTGTTCAGTTTTGGAGTGTTGGTTTTGGAGATTGTGAGTGGTCAAAGGAACACTCTTTTCGCCATGGACGATGACATAGAGGTCCTTATAAGCTATGTGAGTATAAGAACATACCTTCTCATTTTGCATAATATTCCAAGGATCAATCTGCTCAATGATTGTCAAGATGTTTGCAGGTATGGAAGAATTGGAGGGAAGGATCAATATCAAACATCATCGATCCCTCCATGACTTCTGGTTCGAGTACTGAAATAGCGCGGTGCATTCACATTGGCCTACTATGTGTCCAAGAAAATGTGGTTAGCCGGCCAACGATGACCTCGGTCCTTCTCATGCTTAATAGCCACTCTGTCACTCTCCAAGTGCCATCAAGACCCGCATTCTACATGCACAACAACATCGAATCTGATATGCGGTCCACAGAGGATTACTGTATGAGGGTATCTGAGGTCGAGGAATCAAGAAGCAAATCAAACCAGTTCTCAAAAAACGAGACCTCTATGACCGAGCCTTTCCCACGGTAGCCTTAGAAAATGGGAGATTAGTGTGCCCTGCACATTACTTTTTGTGTTTGTCATGGTTTTTAGATCATCAAATTACATTCTCATGACTTGATTCTTCCTTAGATTATTTAGGAGTTATATGCCTTCATTGGCTTGGGATTACATCCAGATTCATAGGATGTTGGAAGTGAAGGATATTCACGAAAAGTCATGCCTGGTACTATTTGTGTTAAGACAAGAACAGCCAGAACAGCTTGCTCTCATAGAATTCGTGTTGGACTAGGTTATTTTAGGCGTGATTTTAGGTAACCTCAACGTCGGTAGTTTGGTTTAAACATATATGTAGCTGCCAAGAAAATCATGAGAATTTGTCTCCAATTCTCTACTGAGTCAAATCGGTTCCACCATTTGAATGCTTTTCAGATGGTTAACCACTTTCATCTTATCATCTACTTATCTTTTTTCTAATACATGTAAGTTTTGTGAACTGAATTTGTTGACTTCCTGTCCCATGTATTACAGAAACTAGCCAGGTCTTTTTCTCTCGTGATGCATCCGATTGATTACAATCGCAACATACTATAGTTTACTAACATATTTTATGGGTTAGGTAAGACAAGACAAATTCGAATTCCTGTGTTCCCATATGCAGTGTTATTTATAGTTTGACCGCAATTCCTGTCAAGCATATCAAATTTTAAGATCTAAATATTGATGTAAAACTTAGGTATTTTAAGCGATGATGTCACGACTGGTGGGTCTCCCATAAGTGGTGCATTTGACTCTTCAATAAATGTTATTTGAGTccatcgattttatcttttttcaattgACCGACTCATTAAATTAAGCTTGCTGCACCAAGATAGAAATTCTAATTACTAGACTTGCTCTAGAGAGTTTGTTCTATTGAGACATTAGAAAGGGAAGTTTTCCAAAAAGTTgtaaacctattgtacttttgttaatttaatcctaaacattctAATCGTACTAATTGAGTGCTGAACCTCTTCACGTCTTGCTAGTTAGGTCCATCTAGCTAATTTGGGTAGAAATTGTTAACACGGGTACCAATCATCATGCCTAGCACGActagaaaatttaataatttttaattttttattaaattattttatttttctttttattccttttcctttttttctcttctctgtttttttttttttttttttttaacaattctAGCTGGTGAGATCACTAGTCAACCATCACTATC
Protein-coding regions in this window:
- the LOC104445153 gene encoding cysteine-rich receptor-like protein kinase 29, with the protein product MDPSDLLLLLLLMFASTINAQFPATYCGSTGNFTVNSTYQTTLTTLLSSISTTNSLSLSYGFFNASATISGTSQTLYVFGLCRGDLTAMSCRGCLDALASDMRRLCPLQKEALLYTGNCIIRYSNASFFGTVATEPTYVARTSDGVSSPETYNGAMRKLLNGLLAEAAGGGSLRKYASGNESAGPDMIYALVQCTPDLTEQRCGDCLVLGVQTIRDCCDRYTGGRFMVPSCLILYETNHQFFDPVSQPLPPPPPSPSPSQEADVLPPTLVGKSDSTRTVMIVVFTSVSALLVISIVVVLLKVRRKKKQPRQSVEGESLSFRIGTETVHEVKKDQKIIKLTKDYAFTRFHYENYEKIIMLALNDRIFVFLVEGVHEISTAESLQFDFNTIRAATDNFSDSKKLGQGGFGAVYMGQLSNGQEIAVKRLSQNSSQGEVEFKNEVMLLARLQHRNLVRLLGFCLEGVEQLLIYEFVPNASLDQFIFDPLKRANLNWDRRHNIIMGVARGMLYLHEESRLRIIHRDLKASNILLDSNMNPKISDFGMARLFELDQTRAETNRIVGTYGYMAPEYAMRGTFSIKSDVFSFGVLVLEIVSGQRNTLFAMDDDIEVLISYVSIRTYLLILHNIPRINLLNDCQDVCRYGRIGGKDQYQTSSIPP